A section of the Chryseobacterium scophthalmum genome encodes:
- a CDS encoding MauE/DoxX family redox-associated membrane protein, giving the protein MKKLIPYIPKVVSYFFILLFCYAAISKALDFENFQVQIGQSPLLSAYAGFVSYFVIILELLIVVLLTIPKTNLLGLYASTSLMTAFTIYIYLILNYSDFVPCSCGGILEKLGWTEHLIFNILCVILGILVVALQENLFVRPFKRTLFMLTFSNILSASLIISLFLSSEYIIKKENNFTRRFLLHPIVDEKVFDLGLNSYYFAGSDANKLFLGNLTTPLLCTIFDKSTGLTTELKFSLDKKDFDFKNLQLKIDQDHAFFYDGSIPIIYKATLQQTLARTISYQDAYFNQLSVIDSTNFGLRTQIRQSQEYELANLDLNRKNKILIKPDLLEKQIDGVFDVDGQLIKNSYNNSFAYVYTYRNQFLIMDSTFEPYKQGKTIDTTRVAKLNISKLSDGRHKITSPAIRTNRATAFHRNILFVESALRGKGESLTAWNNSYVIDLYRSDKNEYAGSFYIPKRKGEPMRQIIADDNYLFILSGNYLIRYKFTEQIKKIYRSGEAENL; this is encoded by the coding sequence ATGAAAAAACTAATCCCATACATTCCGAAAGTTGTAAGTTACTTTTTTATTCTACTCTTTTGTTACGCTGCCATAAGCAAAGCACTGGATTTTGAAAACTTTCAGGTTCAGATCGGCCAATCTCCTTTACTAAGTGCTTATGCTGGATTTGTTTCTTATTTTGTAATTATATTGGAACTGCTAATCGTTGTATTACTAACAATTCCCAAAACAAATTTGCTAGGATTATATGCTTCTACATCATTGATGACTGCCTTTACAATATATATCTATCTGATTTTAAATTACAGTGATTTTGTGCCTTGTTCGTGCGGTGGAATTTTGGAGAAACTAGGTTGGACGGAGCATCTAATTTTTAATATTTTATGCGTTATCCTTGGGATATTAGTAGTTGCATTGCAAGAAAATCTTTTCGTGCGACCTTTTAAAAGAACATTATTTATGTTGACTTTCAGCAATATACTTAGCGCAAGTTTAATAATATCGCTATTTCTATCATCAGAATATATCATAAAAAAAGAAAACAACTTCACAAGAAGATTTCTCTTGCATCCAATTGTTGATGAAAAAGTTTTTGATTTGGGGCTTAACTCATATTATTTTGCTGGATCAGATGCCAACAAGCTTTTCTTAGGAAATTTAACTACTCCTCTGCTTTGCACCATATTCGATAAATCGACGGGTTTGACAACTGAGTTAAAATTTAGCCTCGATAAAAAAGATTTTGATTTTAAAAATCTTCAGTTAAAAATAGATCAAGATCATGCGTTTTTCTACGATGGAAGCATACCCATTATCTACAAAGCAACCCTACAACAAACGTTAGCACGAACAATAAGTTATCAGGACGCATATTTCAATCAACTTTCTGTTATTGATAGCACTAATTTTGGCTTGCGGACACAAATCCGGCAAAGTCAGGAATATGAACTTGCTAACCTCGATCTAAATAGAAAAAATAAAATTTTAATAAAACCTGATCTTCTTGAAAAGCAAATCGATGGCGTCTTTGATGTTGATGGACAGTTGATAAAGAACTCTTACAATAACTCCTTTGCTTACGTCTACACCTATAGAAATCAGTTTTTAATAATGGACAGTACTTTTGAGCCTTACAAGCAAGGCAAAACGATTGATACTACCAGAGTTGCAAAACTAAACATCAGCAAGCTCAGTGACGGACGTCATAAAATTACCAGTCCGGCAATTCGTACCAACAGAGCTACTGCTTTTCATCGAAACATACTATTTGTGGAATCTGCACTTCGTGGTAAAGGAGAATCTTTAACAGCTTGGAATAACTCCTATGTAATTGATCTCTATCGTAGTGATAAAAATGAATATGCCGGAAGCTTTTATATTCCGAAAAGAAAAGGTGAGCCTATGCGACAAATCATTGCTGATGACAATTATTTATTCATTTTATCAGGCAATTATTTGATACGATACAAATTCACTGAACAAATAAAGAAAATCTATAGATCAGGGGAAGCTGAAAACCTGTAA